The following proteins are encoded in a genomic region of Anaerolineae bacterium:
- a CDS encoding Cell division protein FtsA: MRTEHPVVVGIDIGTTKICTLVGCEETPGQLQILGVGIEPSQGIKKGVIVDLAAASQAVKRSIEKAERTSGMEINAALVSMAGSQVSSTNSRGVVGISGRVIDQDDILRAIESARAIPIPHNREIIHVIHRGFNVDGQEGIRMPIGMHGYRLEVETHIITASAASTENLRQCVGFSGVEVSQFVLNPLASAEVALTETERQMGVLVCDIGGGTTDIALYSEGDVWYTAVLAVGGNHITSDIAQGLHLPMSQAEEIKIQHGHTIQAEVNPHETFEIKPFGENEPIEISRALLATIIEARVEEIFNLVLQELKRSGYDGLLPAGIVLTGGSSLLPGMRAMANRIFGVPVRIARPEGLLGMTDRLNSPAFATSVGLLKWAFLYNEFIPTKPQKNTLPLSGDHQAWEILKEWLRRLLP, translated from the coding sequence ATGAGAACCGAACATCCAGTCGTTGTCGGGATTGATATTGGGACGACTAAAATTTGTACTCTGGTCGGCTGTGAAGAAACTCCGGGACAATTGCAAATCCTGGGAGTTGGCATTGAACCGTCTCAAGGCATAAAAAAGGGTGTCATTGTCGACCTGGCTGCCGCTTCTCAAGCCGTCAAACGTTCCATCGAAAAAGCCGAACGAACCTCTGGGATGGAGATCAATGCAGCTCTGGTCAGCATGGCTGGGTCGCAAGTCTCTTCGACCAATAGTCGCGGTGTCGTGGGCATCAGTGGACGGGTAATCGATCAGGATGACATCCTGCGAGCGATTGAGTCGGCTCGCGCCATCCCTATCCCTCATAATCGGGAGATCATTCATGTGATTCACCGCGGTTTCAACGTTGACGGACAGGAAGGGATTCGCATGCCGATTGGGATGCATGGCTATCGTCTGGAGGTTGAAACTCATATTATCACCGCCTCAGCCGCTTCGACCGAAAACCTGCGCCAATGCGTAGGCTTCTCAGGCGTGGAAGTGTCCCAGTTTGTTCTCAATCCGCTTGCCTCTGCGGAGGTTGCCCTGACAGAGACCGAACGTCAAATGGGAGTTCTAGTGTGCGATATCGGCGGCGGCACAACCGATATCGCCCTCTACAGCGAAGGAGATGTCTGGTACACTGCGGTCTTGGCTGTAGGCGGCAATCATATCACTTCGGATATTGCCCAGGGACTGCACCTACCCATGTCTCAGGCTGAGGAGATCAAAATCCAACATGGCCACACCATTCAAGCTGAAGTTAACCCACACGAGACCTTTGAAATCAAGCCCTTTGGCGAAAACGAACCAATTGAAATCAGCCGCGCATTGCTTGCCACCATCATCGAAGCACGGGTCGAAGAGATTTTCAACCTGGTACTACAAGAATTGAAACGCTCGGGATACGATGGTTTACTGCCGGCTGGGATTGTCTTGACCGGCGGTAGCAGCCTCCTGCCCGGGATGCGGGCAATGGCAAATCGCATTTTTGGCGTGCCGGTACGGATTGCCCGCCCTGAAGGCTTGCTGGGGATGACCGACCGCTTGAACTCTCCGGCTTTTGCGACTTCGGTAGGTCTATTGAAATGGGCTTTTCTCTACAATGAATTCATACCAACCAAGCCACAGAAAAATACCCTGCCTTTATCAGGCGATCACCAGGCTTGGGAAATCTTGAAAGAATGGTTACGACGGCTACTCCCTTAA